In a genomic window of Gossypium arboreum isolate Shixiya-1 chromosome 7, ASM2569848v2, whole genome shotgun sequence:
- the LOC108469444 gene encoding succinate dehydrogenase assembly factor 2, mitochondrial-like yields MLFCPFSTVFQNRLDKAMATLRIALRNVHRIVNTSAVSGRTTTVFRPQYGWVSTYFSTNISNTQPLNIDLSNEESKRRLYNRLLYRSKQRGFLELDLVLGKWVEEHIHSMDENGIKALVNVLDLENPDLWKWLTGQEQPPEAVTLNPVFSAVQQKVLKNLNNHSSLETRATPGRPWVRGWDDIKKGRDSPITGNQ; encoded by the exons atgctTTTCTGCCCTTTCTCGACAGTGTTCCAGAATCGGTTGGATAAGGCAATGGCTACCCTCAGAATAGCTCTTCGTAACGTCCACCGCATCGTTAATACCTCCGCCGTTTCCGGCCGTACAACAACCGTTTTCAG GCCACAGTATGGTTGGGTTTCAACATATTTTTCAACTAATATTAGTAACACTCAGCCATTAAACATCGATCTTTCTAACGAAGAAAGCAAAAGGCGTCTTTATAACAG ATTGTTGTATAGGAGCAAACAAAGAGGATTTCTGGAGCTGGATTTGGTTTTGGGAAAATGGGTTGAAGAACATATCCATTCCATGGATGAAAATGGAATTAAAGCTCTTGTTAATGTCCTCGATTTG GAAAACCCCGACCTTTGGAAATGGCTAACCGGTCAAGAACAACCACCCGAAGCAGTGACTCTTAATCCT GTCTTCTCTGCTGTGCAACAGAAGGTCTTGAAGAACCTCAACAACCATTCCTCTCTCGAGACCCGAGCAACCCCTGGCCGGCCATGGGTGAGAGGGTGGGATGATATAAAAAAAGGTCGCGACAGCCCAATCACCGGAAATCAGTAG
- the LOC108480610 gene encoding uncharacterized protein LOC108480610 isoform X1, with protein sequence MMMSSNNIESSAKAKEEEEITKISLMRSMVETQDPSSKEVDDMTMRRFLRARDLDVEKASSMFLKYLKWRRSFVPNGFISPSELTHEIQQNKMFLQGSDKKGRPISVLLAARHFQHNGGLDEFKRFIVYIFDKILARIPPGQDKFIVIGDLEGWGYANCDIRAYLSALSLLQDYYPERLGKMFVVHAPYIFMAAWKVVHPFIDVKTRKKIVFVENKSLKSTLLEEIDESQLPEIYGGTLPLIPIQDS encoded by the exons ATGATGATGAGTTCAAATAACATTGAGTCTTCCGCTAAAgcaaaggaagaagaagaaatcaCCAAAATAAGTCTTATGAGAAGCATGGTTGAAACACAAGATCCTTCTTCCAAG GAAGTAGATGATATGACAATGAGAAGATTTCTAAGAGCTCGTGATTTAGATGTGGAGAAAGCATCGAGCATGTTCCTCAAGTACCTGAAATGGAGACGAAGCTTTGTTCCTAATGGTTTCATTTCTCCATCAGAACTCACACATGAAATCCAACAGAACAAGATGTTTTTGCAAGGTTCCGACAAGAAAGGACGACCTATTTCTGTTCTTCTTGCTGCAAGACATTTCCAGCATAATGGCGGCCTCGACGAATTCAAGC GTTTTATAGTCTACATTTTCGACAAAATACTGGCCag GATACCTCCAGGACAAGATAAATTTATTGTGATCGGAGATCTTGAAGGTTGGGGATATGCAAATTGCGACATCCGGGCATACCTTTCTGCTCTCTCTCTCCTGCAG GATTACTACCCAGAAAGATTAGGAAAGATGTTCGTAGTGCATGCACCCTACATTTTCATGGCAGCCTGGAAAGTTGTTCACCCTTTCATCGACGTCAAAACCAGGAAGAAG ATAGTATTCGTTGAGAACAAAAGCCTGAAATCAACATTGCTTGAAGAAATAGACGAGAGCCAACTGCCAGAAATATATGGTGGCACGCTACCATTGATTCCCATTCAAGACAGCTAA
- the LOC108480610 gene encoding uncharacterized protein LOC108480610 isoform X2 — translation MTMRRFLRARDLDVEKASSMFLKYLKWRRSFVPNGFISPSELTHEIQQNKMFLQGSDKKGRPISVLLAARHFQHNGGLDEFKRFIVYIFDKILARIPPGQDKFIVIGDLEGWGYANCDIRAYLSALSLLQDYYPERLGKMFVVHAPYIFMAAWKVVHPFIDVKTRKKIVFVENKSLKSTLLEEIDESQLPEIYGGTLPLIPIQDS, via the exons ATGACAATGAGAAGATTTCTAAGAGCTCGTGATTTAGATGTGGAGAAAGCATCGAGCATGTTCCTCAAGTACCTGAAATGGAGACGAAGCTTTGTTCCTAATGGTTTCATTTCTCCATCAGAACTCACACATGAAATCCAACAGAACAAGATGTTTTTGCAAGGTTCCGACAAGAAAGGACGACCTATTTCTGTTCTTCTTGCTGCAAGACATTTCCAGCATAATGGCGGCCTCGACGAATTCAAGC GTTTTATAGTCTACATTTTCGACAAAATACTGGCCag GATACCTCCAGGACAAGATAAATTTATTGTGATCGGAGATCTTGAAGGTTGGGGATATGCAAATTGCGACATCCGGGCATACCTTTCTGCTCTCTCTCTCCTGCAG GATTACTACCCAGAAAGATTAGGAAAGATGTTCGTAGTGCATGCACCCTACATTTTCATGGCAGCCTGGAAAGTTGTTCACCCTTTCATCGACGTCAAAACCAGGAAGAAG ATAGTATTCGTTGAGAACAAAAGCCTGAAATCAACATTGCTTGAAGAAATAGACGAGAGCCAACTGCCAGAAATATATGGTGGCACGCTACCATTGATTCCCATTCAAGACAGCTAA